The sequence ACGTCCGTGGCTCCGGCCAAGGACGGCGAGGGCTCCTCGGAGAGCTGAGGAAACTGAGGCACCATGGCGAAGAGGTTGGGAGAGCGCCTCATCGAGGCCGGCCTCGTCAACGCGGGGGCCGTGGAGCAGGGCCTGGAGCACCAGAAGATCACCGGCCACAAGCTGGGTGACTGTCTGGTGGAGCTGGGCCTGCTCCAGGAAGCGGCGCTGCTGCGCTTCCTGGCCTCCGAGTTCCAGACCCGGTTCGTCACCGCGGACAAGCTGGCCAAGGCGAAGATCGCCACCGAGGTGCTCGACAGGCTCCCCGTGCGCCTGGCCGAGGCGCAGAACGTGCTGCCGCTGGCCGTGGACCCGGAGCGCAAGCTGCTCTCCGTGGTCGCCGCCGAGCCGCAGAACAAGGCGCTGATGGACGAGATTGCCCTCGTCACCGGCATGTCGGAGGTCTACGCGTACGTGGGCCTGCGCAGCGCCATCGCCGCGGCCATCCGCAAGCACTACTACGGAGACCCCACCGCCTTCACCGCGCTGCTGGAGGGGGGCGGTGCCCAGGCCGCCTCGCCCGCCTTCCCCTCGCGCACGGGGGCCGCGGAGCACAACCGCACCAGCACGGGCCGCAGCACCATGACGGGGCTGAGCAGCCTCAACTACCGCATGGAGACGGACCCGCGCCTGCGGGTGCAGCGGCCCAGCAGCGCCACGCCGGCGGTCCGCCCCTCCACCCAGCGGCGCGAGCCGGGTGGCCCCCGGGGCATCGTCAGCGACAGCGACTACGTGGAGACGCTGGGCATCATGGTGGGCCTGCTGGAGCAGGACCGGCAGCGGCACCGCGGGCACTCGGCGCAGCTGGCGCGGCAGGCGGGCATCGTCGGCCAGCGCATGGGCATGCCCCACAAGGAGCTGGCGGCGCTGTCCATCGCCGCGTACCTGCACGACCTGGGCAAGCCGACCGAGCGCCACTTCTCCCTGGCCAGCAATGCCGTCAACCCGGACTGGAAGGCCCAGGCGAAGGTGGCCTGCCGCGCCCCCACGAAGCTGTTCGAGACGGTGCACCTGCCCGCGCAGGTCAACACCATCCTCGCGCAGCTCTATGAGGCGTGGGACGGCTCGGGCACGCCCCAGGGCGCCAAGGGCGAGGACATCACCCTGGGCGCGCGCATCCTCGCGGCGGTGGACAGCTTCCTGGAGCTGACGAAGAACCCGGGCAACGCGCACGGCAAGGCCTTCACCAAGGAGCAGGCGCTGGAGCACCTGCGGACGAACTCGGGCGTGCTCTATGACCCGGTGGTGGCGGACATCGTCATCCAGCTCCAGAGCGGCGAGCTGCTGCGCCACCGGCTGGAGAGCGAGGGCCGGCAGGTGCTCATCGTGGAGCCGGACGAGACGGCGCGCGGCGAGCTGCTGG comes from Pyxidicoccus trucidator and encodes:
- a CDS encoding HD domain-containing phosphohydrolase, which encodes MAKRLGERLIEAGLVNAGAVEQGLEHQKITGHKLGDCLVELGLLQEAALLRFLASEFQTRFVTADKLAKAKIATEVLDRLPVRLAEAQNVLPLAVDPERKLLSVVAAEPQNKALMDEIALVTGMSEVYAYVGLRSAIAAAIRKHYYGDPTAFTALLEGGGAQAASPAFPSRTGAAEHNRTSTGRSTMTGLSSLNYRMETDPRLRVQRPSSATPAVRPSTQRREPGGPRGIVSDSDYVETLGIMVGLLEQDRQRHRGHSAQLARQAGIVGQRMGMPHKELAALSIAAYLHDLGKPTERHFSLASNAVNPDWKAQAKVACRAPTKLFETVHLPAQVNTILAQLYEAWDGSGTPQGAKGEDITLGARILAAVDSFLELTKNPGNAHGKAFTKEQALEHLRTNSGVLYDPVVADIVIQLQSGELLRHRLESEGRQVLIVEPDETARGELLEAVLKQKLVAHSLSTLEGAQDGLARQDFDVLAVSLRLGQQEVLELLQQARSTPETAGLPIAVVGEPDAATRERLLMSGASEVLAPGDKTVVAKAVSALLEDRVQHNGPGRVVRGSFDELPPKELLRTLAGGLKNGRLNLRQHTLEGYLHLERGRVVFASFGGHSGEPALQALLKLKQADFQYDPDALLLDVPQMDQDLQDLLALASAVTPG